One genomic segment of Paenibacillus xylanexedens includes these proteins:
- a CDS encoding FlxA-like family protein, with amino-acid sequence MNISSTASSTTSYISTSSSSDNSSSLEKQKTKLEAQLEKVQSSKDDEQTKETKTKQLEQQIKQIEAQIAQQSSQGTGTTATKEAPRAQPPSNGMGLATPKEIANATTDSNGRFDIRI; translated from the coding sequence ATGAATATATCTTCTACAGCCAGCTCCACTACATCATACATATCGACATCTTCGAGTTCGGACAATTCAAGTAGCTTGGAGAAACAAAAGACGAAGCTCGAAGCTCAACTGGAGAAAGTGCAATCCAGCAAGGACGATGAGCAAACCAAGGAGACAAAGACCAAACAGCTTGAACAGCAGATCAAGCAGATTGAGGCACAGATTGCACAGCAAAGCTCCCAAGGAACCGGTACAACTGCTACGAAGGAGGCTCCACGGGCCCAACCACCATCCAATGGAATGGGATTAGCTACCCCTAAGGAGATTGCAAACGCAACGACAGACAGCAATGGTCGATTTGATATACGTATCTAA
- a CDS encoding MATE family efflux transporter, translated as MNTNWTHPLEGQSVGKAFISYLVPSVLGMLVVAFNFIIDGIMVGHKLGSTAMAGIGIASPVYTLFVAMSLWIGMGGATLYSNAMGRKDITSAKQIFTKSIMLIMLVTVAIGYVAFTFKDKLVYSLGANAETFPFASDYMNIMLLFGFVFTIENALSVFVRNDGNPNTSMYAQITFAVANIIINYITLYVLEWGVRGVALGTIVSASLALLVLFTHFFKKTNNLTFTRFKWNNKLLASLLLIGFPSFLAELGMSVFSVSHNISMDRIAGTDGVASFTVLNYIHGVVLLAFLGLASAAQPLISYYHGANQIKRVQQTIRLATITALACGLLLLVVVQIGAPYFVQIFGNFSSGVTDNAVYGLRIFTFAYVFMGVNFVMSTYFQSVGNAKMAIWITAAREMIIMIALIAVLPSFFGVTGVWLAVPLSEMLVLATIALYYRKRSLTDRINALQSE; from the coding sequence ATGAATACGAATTGGACGCATCCATTGGAAGGGCAATCAGTAGGTAAAGCTTTTATAAGCTACCTCGTGCCTTCTGTATTAGGGATGCTGGTAGTTGCTTTTAATTTTATTATCGACGGCATTATGGTTGGACACAAACTGGGTTCTACCGCGATGGCCGGAATCGGCATTGCCTCACCTGTCTACACGCTCTTTGTTGCCATGTCGCTGTGGATTGGTATGGGCGGGGCAACGTTGTACTCCAACGCTATGGGTAGAAAAGATATCACTTCAGCCAAACAAATTTTCACCAAATCCATTATGCTCATTATGTTAGTTACGGTAGCCATTGGATATGTTGCATTTACATTCAAAGACAAACTGGTATACTCCCTCGGTGCGAACGCCGAGACCTTCCCGTTTGCTTCGGACTATATGAATATCATGTTATTGTTCGGGTTTGTTTTCACCATTGAGAATGCACTCTCTGTCTTTGTACGAAACGATGGGAATCCCAACACGTCCATGTACGCTCAGATTACGTTTGCTGTAGCCAATATCATTATCAATTATATAACATTGTATGTACTCGAATGGGGTGTACGCGGTGTGGCCCTCGGTACAATTGTATCGGCGTCTCTTGCGCTACTTGTCCTGTTCACTCACTTTTTCAAAAAAACAAATAATCTCACGTTCACCCGGTTCAAATGGAACAACAAACTGTTGGCATCCCTTCTACTCATTGGTTTCCCCAGCTTTCTGGCTGAACTAGGCATGTCGGTCTTCTCTGTCTCCCATAACATCTCGATGGACCGCATTGCGGGCACGGATGGCGTAGCATCCTTTACCGTATTGAACTATATTCATGGTGTTGTATTGTTGGCTTTCCTGGGTCTGGCATCCGCTGCCCAGCCTCTGATCAGCTATTATCACGGTGCCAATCAGATTAAACGGGTACAACAAACGATACGGTTAGCCACTATAACAGCTCTGGCATGCGGTCTATTGTTACTGGTTGTTGTTCAGATCGGTGCACCTTATTTCGTACAAATTTTTGGAAACTTCAGTAGTGGCGTAACGGATAATGCCGTTTATGGATTACGTATATTTACATTTGCCTATGTGTTTATGGGTGTTAACTTTGTCATGAGCACCTATTTCCAATCTGTAGGTAATGCCAAAATGGCCATCTGGATCACAGCTGCGCGTGAAATGATCATCATGATTGCGTTGATTGCAGTCCTGCCTTCATTCTTTGGTGTCACGGGTGTGTGGCTTGCCGTACCGCTGTCCGAAATGCTGGTTCTCGCAACCATAGCCCTGTACTATAGAAAACGATCCCTTACGGATCGAATTAACGCGTTACAGTCAGAATAA
- a CDS encoding class I SAM-dependent methyltransferase: MKQNKYDEAEFFDNYSKMARSIQGLDAAGEWHELQTLLPDLKDKRVLDLGCGFGWHCRYAREQQASSVIGVDLSENMLQRAREMTDDPQIQYKQLAIEDIDFAPGQFDVVISSLALHYIERLDTVYAKINDCLAEGGTFVLSSEHPIFTARAAQDWHYGPEGEILHWPVDDYHDEGKRVANFLNQDVVKYHRTLATHMNELIKAGFAIQQLAESKPSPEMIEQVPGMRDENRRPMFLMIAAVKV, translated from the coding sequence ATGAAACAAAATAAATACGATGAAGCTGAGTTTTTCGACAACTACAGTAAGATGGCTCGTTCCATTCAAGGGCTGGATGCAGCGGGGGAGTGGCATGAACTGCAGACTCTTTTGCCTGATTTGAAGGACAAGCGTGTGCTGGATTTGGGATGTGGTTTTGGTTGGCACTGCCGGTATGCGCGAGAGCAACAAGCGAGTTCAGTGATCGGTGTGGATCTGTCTGAAAATATGCTTCAGCGTGCTCGTGAAATGACGGACGATCCACAGATCCAGTACAAGCAGCTGGCGATTGAAGATATTGATTTTGCACCGGGACAATTCGACGTTGTGATTAGTTCACTTGCTTTGCATTATATTGAACGGTTAGACACGGTGTATGCTAAGATCAATGATTGTCTCGCAGAAGGGGGCACATTTGTACTATCTTCCGAACATCCTATCTTCACCGCTCGCGCTGCGCAGGATTGGCATTATGGACCCGAAGGTGAGATCCTACACTGGCCCGTGGATGATTATCACGATGAAGGGAAGCGTGTGGCGAACTTTCTGAATCAGGATGTGGTTAAATATCATCGCACACTGGCAACACATATGAATGAACTCATAAAGGCAGGGTTTGCTATTCAACAGTTAGCTGAATCCAAGCCATCACCAGAGATGATCGAACAGGTTCCAGGCATGAGAGACGAGAATCGGAGACCGATGTTTCTGATGATTGCTGCGGTGAAAGTATAA
- a CDS encoding RNA polymerase sigma factor — protein MDDQLLAQAQTIDNYTLSSIMDHYGNDVWNYAYFLTKSAEQADELSQEVFIRAYSGIAHYRGDCSLKTWLLTITRNTTFTYRKSRFFRSSLWGETLPIETERGGSSQRVMIAEHSAHPSGEMEVMSKEHIHEIWDIVLALPKKFREILLLNLKYELTTSEIAEMLKISSGTVKSRLSRGKDKVRKQWEERSK, from the coding sequence TTGGATGATCAATTACTGGCACAGGCTCAGACCATAGACAATTACACACTTAGCAGCATAATGGATCACTACGGAAATGACGTGTGGAATTACGCTTATTTTCTGACCAAAAGTGCCGAACAGGCAGATGAATTGTCACAGGAGGTATTTATTCGGGCGTATTCGGGGATCGCTCATTATCGTGGAGATTGCTCACTGAAAACATGGCTGTTGACGATTACTAGGAACACCACTTTTACATATCGAAAATCCAGATTTTTTCGTAGCAGTCTGTGGGGAGAGACGTTACCCATTGAGACAGAGCGTGGGGGTTCGAGCCAAAGAGTCATGATTGCAGAGCACTCTGCACATCCTTCGGGCGAGATGGAAGTGATGAGTAAGGAGCATATCCATGAAATCTGGGATATTGTTCTGGCGTTGCCAAAGAAGTTCCGGGAGATTCTTTTGCTGAATCTGAAGTATGAGCTTACGACGAGTGAGATTGCTGAGATGTTGAAAATCAGCTCAGGCACAGTTAAATCCAGACTTTCCCGAGGTAAGGATAAGGTACGGAAACAATGGGAGGAGCGAAGCAAATGA
- a CDS encoding DUF523 domain-containing protein: MKYLVSSCLAGVACRYNGTASLDEKIQQLVEQEQAKMVCPELLGGFSTPRESAEIIGGTGKDVLAGTAKVIEKSGKDVTELYIKGAYQTLEWARELNVSCVVLKEFSPSCGTQMIYDGNFANHKVTGEGVTSALLRQEGYTVISENEWMEQL, encoded by the coding sequence ATGAAATATTTGGTGAGTTCATGTCTGGCAGGGGTAGCTTGCCGTTACAATGGAACAGCGAGTCTGGATGAGAAGATTCAGCAGCTGGTGGAGCAGGAGCAGGCTAAGATGGTATGTCCGGAGCTGCTTGGCGGATTCTCCACTCCACGGGAATCGGCTGAAATTATCGGTGGCACGGGCAAGGACGTACTGGCAGGCACAGCAAAAGTGATCGAGAAAAGTGGCAAGGACGTCACAGAGCTGTATATCAAGGGAGCCTATCAGACGCTCGAATGGGCGCGAGAATTGAATGTATCGTGTGTGGTACTGAAGGAGTTTAGTCCGTCCTGTGGTACACAGATGATCTATGATGGGAATTTTGCCAATCACAAGGTAACTGGAGAAGGTGTCACCTCAGCATTGCTGAGACAAGAAGGATATACCGTCATTTCTGAAAATGAGTGGATGGAGCAACTATAG
- a CDS encoding methyl-accepting chemotaxis protein, whose translation MSIQSKPKYKKGNKLKNMKLTTTMIIMTVISLIGLFTVFLIGIFGMNEAKTGQGILYNDRFQHQTNVLELKSNFYNMRANYTKVLDNAEYTDKQYDQVQKGKKSITDGLNEFSARTLDTKEKEIFADLAAKMDTYYQDIEQIMDTKKMSGTYDSDERGRINKSSTAIVETITLLSAHNEEESAKLYADTQEVIQQRALVLGSVLLFSLAALILISFVVIRSIRQRMKAITRYCEEITQGNLTASLDPHLTQGNNEISVIARAIRTMTDSTTNVIRGVVQESHHINQVSDLTNQNMAGLNERIREVSATVEELSAAMEEASAHTENMNHSAKEMQQGAEYISEQTSKQAESAYVTSTKAEKLKQEARESSRAAIDMYDHTSKKMSEALERATAVDQIGILSQSILDVTAQTNLLALNASIEAARAGEAGRGFAVVASEIRKLADDSRQAADQIQQVTEEVMQSVTNLSSNAKELLSFMFNQVGKDYKLLEDTAEQYYVDSLDHANAVKDLNATSQQVTANIKILVGSIHEIASASEQSAASSQEIAGHMVASATQSVEVVKQSDQVKDSVLNLNKLVEDFKI comes from the coding sequence ATGTCAATTCAGTCTAAGCCAAAATATAAGAAAGGAAATAAACTCAAAAATATGAAATTAACAACAACGATGATCATCATGACTGTGATTAGTCTAATCGGCTTGTTTACTGTTTTTCTGATTGGGATTTTCGGAATGAACGAAGCAAAAACGGGACAAGGTATCCTCTACAATGACCGCTTCCAGCATCAAACCAATGTTCTTGAATTGAAAAGTAATTTCTATAATATGCGTGCCAATTATACAAAGGTTCTTGATAATGCAGAGTATACCGACAAACAGTACGATCAGGTTCAGAAAGGTAAGAAGAGTATCACGGATGGTTTGAATGAATTTTCAGCAAGAACATTGGATACCAAAGAAAAAGAGATATTTGCAGATTTGGCAGCAAAGATGGATACATATTATCAGGATATTGAGCAAATCATGGATACCAAAAAGATGTCGGGCACCTACGATAGTGATGAGAGAGGAAGAATTAACAAAAGCAGTACAGCGATTGTGGAGACGATCACCCTTTTGAGTGCGCATAACGAAGAAGAGTCAGCCAAGCTCTATGCGGATACACAGGAAGTGATTCAGCAGCGAGCATTGGTGCTCGGTTCGGTTCTTTTGTTTTCACTTGCAGCACTCATTCTTATTTCATTTGTAGTGATTCGCAGTATACGTCAACGAATGAAAGCTATCACCCGTTATTGTGAAGAAATAACACAAGGCAACTTAACGGCATCCTTAGATCCGCATCTAACACAGGGAAATAATGAGATAAGTGTCATCGCACGAGCTATTCGTACAATGACCGATTCCACAACAAATGTCATTCGTGGTGTAGTTCAGGAATCTCATCATATCAACCAGGTTAGCGATCTTACCAACCAGAACATGGCTGGTCTGAATGAACGAATTCGTGAAGTATCAGCTACAGTTGAAGAGCTCTCTGCTGCAATGGAAGAGGCTTCAGCCCATACGGAAAATATGAATCATTCGGCTAAAGAGATGCAACAGGGAGCTGAATATATATCGGAACAGACATCTAAACAAGCAGAGTCCGCCTATGTGACCAGCACGAAGGCTGAAAAGTTGAAGCAGGAAGCCCGCGAATCGAGCCGAGCAGCCATAGACATGTACGATCATACGAGTAAGAAGATGTCAGAAGCGCTGGAACGTGCAACTGCTGTAGATCAGATTGGTATATTATCTCAATCTATTTTGGATGTTACAGCGCAGACTAATCTGCTTGCACTCAATGCATCCATTGAAGCTGCAAGGGCTGGAGAAGCAGGCAGGGGTTTTGCGGTTGTAGCAAGCGAGATTCGAAAGTTGGCTGATGATTCCAGACAGGCTGCCGATCAAATTCAGCAGGTCACGGAAGAAGTTATGCAGTCTGTAACCAATCTGTCCTCGAATGCCAAAGAATTGCTATCCTTTATGTTCAATCAGGTTGGCAAAGATTATAAATTATTGGAGGATACAGCTGAACAGTATTATGTCGATTCCCTTGATCATGCCAATGCCGTTAAAGATCTCAATGCAACCTCACAACAAGTGACTGCAAATATCAAAATACTAGTGGGCTCCATTCACGAGATTGCATCAGCAAGTGAACAATCAGCCGCATCCAGTCAGGAAATCGCAGGACACATGGTCGCTTCTGCTACGCAATCTGTGGAAGTAGTTAAACAATCTGATCAAGTGAAGGATAGTGTATTAAATCTGAATAAGCTGGTTGAAGATTTCAAGATTTAA
- a CDS encoding NAD(P)H-dependent oxidoreductase: MEVTAKSKTKEDILKAYHFRHATKIFDDTRKISDEDFQFILETGRLSPSSIGLEPWKFLIVQNPNLRKRLSEVSSGAQKQLATASHFVVILARSDASYNSPYAEYMLKETKGMPDNVFELTSEAYGKFQNNQKILDNPRSLFDWASKQTYIALGNMMTAAAQIEIDSCPIEGFSREGVHRIMEEEGLLENGAWGVSMMVAFGYRAEEPQREKSRQSVEKITQWIN, from the coding sequence ATGGAAGTTACAGCAAAGTCTAAGACAAAGGAAGACATCTTAAAGGCATATCATTTCCGGCATGCAACAAAGATATTTGATGATACCCGCAAAATCTCGGATGAGGATTTCCAATTTATATTGGAAACAGGCAGATTATCTCCAAGTTCCATTGGTCTTGAACCGTGGAAGTTTCTGATTGTACAAAATCCAAACCTGCGTAAGCGTCTGTCCGAAGTCTCTTCCGGCGCTCAAAAGCAATTGGCTACAGCAAGCCATTTTGTTGTTATTTTGGCCCGGTCCGACGCCAGTTATAATTCTCCCTATGCGGAGTACATGCTGAAGGAAACAAAGGGAATGCCAGATAACGTATTTGAGCTAACAAGTGAGGCTTATGGAAAGTTTCAAAATAACCAGAAGATTCTGGATAATCCACGATCATTATTCGACTGGGCATCTAAACAAACTTATATTGCACTCGGCAACATGATGACGGCGGCAGCTCAGATCGAGATTGATTCTTGTCCAATCGAAGGTTTCAGCCGCGAGGGCGTCCACCGTATTATGGAAGAAGAGGGCTTGCTGGAAAATGGCGCATGGGGCGTCTCTATGATGGTAGCCTTCGGTTATCGGGCAGAGGAGCCCCAGCGTGAGAAGTCCCGACAATCCGTTGAGAAAATCACGCAATGGATTAACTGA
- a CDS encoding MarR family winged helix-turn-helix transcriptional regulator, translated as MPKYNAIALIARIRDHVNKRIVHELEQHEVTGIVPSHGDVLMFLYREETLSIKMLAERIQRTQPTVTVLVNKLEKLGYVERSKSAEDSRVTMIRLTEQGKRLEPIFHQVSEQINDIIYSGLSDEQSEQLESLLSIIVRKL; from the coding sequence ATGCCTAAATATAACGCAATTGCACTGATTGCAAGAATCAGAGACCATGTCAATAAACGGATTGTACACGAATTGGAACAGCATGAGGTAACAGGGATTGTACCTTCTCATGGAGATGTATTAATGTTCTTGTACCGGGAAGAGACGTTGTCGATCAAGATGTTGGCTGAACGTATTCAACGCACGCAACCAACGGTAACGGTACTGGTCAACAAGCTAGAGAAGCTTGGCTATGTTGAACGTAGCAAGAGTGCCGAAGATAGCCGAGTGACGATGATTCGCCTAACCGAACAGGGGAAGCGACTCGAACCGATCTTTCATCAGGTATCAGAGCAGATTAATGACATCATCTATAGTGGCTTGTCCGATGAACAGTCGGAGCAATTGGAGAGCTTGTTATCCATTATTGTCCGAAAGTTATAA
- a CDS encoding NAD(P)H-dependent oxidoreductase: protein MKHLIVYAHPRTDSLNNAILNTAVEALEAQGHEVVVRDLYKLGFQPVLTEADTASMRAGQTPQDIATEQQFVTDAEVITFIYPIWWTGLPAIMKGYVDRVFAYGFAYAAGEAGIEKLLTGKKGLIINTHGTPSEIYDQIGMTAGLKITSDVGIFDFVGIEAVDHLLFGSIGYLDAPAYQAMLDQVKQTVTTKF, encoded by the coding sequence ATGAAACATCTTATCGTATATGCTCACCCGCGCACAGACAGCTTGAATAACGCAATCCTCAATACTGCTGTAGAAGCTCTCGAAGCTCAAGGCCATGAAGTGGTTGTTCGTGACTTGTACAAACTTGGATTCCAACCCGTACTGACCGAAGCTGACACAGCTTCCATGCGTGCAGGACAGACACCCCAGGATATCGCTACAGAGCAACAGTTTGTTACGGATGCAGAAGTTATCACATTCATCTATCCGATCTGGTGGACAGGTCTTCCTGCCATTATGAAAGGATATGTTGACCGTGTATTCGCCTATGGTTTTGCATATGCAGCAGGTGAAGCGGGAATCGAGAAATTGCTGACAGGCAAAAAAGGACTCATCATCAACACACATGGTACACCAAGTGAAATTTATGATCAGATTGGCATGACTGCTGGATTGAAAATAACTTCAGACGTAGGTATCTTCGATTTTGTAGGCATTGAAGCCGTAGATCATCTGCTCTTTGGAAGTATTGGATACCTGGATGCACCCGCATATCAAGCCATGTTGGATCAGGTTAAACAAACGGTTACAACCAAATTCTAA
- a CDS encoding ArsR/SmtB family transcription factor → MEPILIFKALSNETRRQILLWLKNPEQHFPPLELSQHPDGGKNGICVGTIQVKAGLAQSVISSYLLTMLKAGLLLSERRGQWTYYRRNEETIRQFAEYVQNEL, encoded by the coding sequence ATGGAACCTATACTTATATTCAAAGCATTATCGAACGAGACACGTAGACAAATCTTGTTGTGGCTCAAAAACCCGGAGCAACACTTCCCACCGCTGGAACTATCTCAGCATCCGGATGGTGGCAAGAACGGAATCTGTGTTGGCACGATTCAAGTGAAGGCTGGACTGGCTCAGTCGGTTATCTCCAGTTATCTGCTGACTATGCTCAAGGCAGGGTTGCTGCTCTCCGAACGAAGAGGACAATGGACGTATTATCGGCGCAACGAAGAGACGATACGTCAGTTTGCCGAATACGTACAGAACGAGTTATAA
- a CDS encoding LLM class flavin-dependent oxidoreductase, whose product MTTENMASSHKEHINDVKLSILDLAPVVVGATPADALRNSLDLAQHAERWGYHRYWVAEHHNMPGIASSATSVVIGYLAGGTKTIRLGSGGIMLPNHAPLVIAEQFGTLESLYPGRIDLGLGRAPGSDRRTSLALRKDLNSGEDFPELLAELRAYFDASATSYHAPVRAVPGEGLNIPIYLLGSSDFSARLAGQLGLPFAFASHFSPDYTRIALETYRNNFQPSESLKEPHVIVGVNAVVADTDEEAAWLGTTMQQQFLNIIRGTTGLVQPPAEMEGKWTDREKAGVEQTLKAAVNGSPETVRGQLESFIRQTQADELIITSMIYDHKARLHSYELIAQLAGKA is encoded by the coding sequence ATGACTACAGAAAATATGGCTTCATCCCATAAAGAACACATCAATGACGTTAAGCTTTCCATCCTGGATCTGGCTCCTGTTGTAGTGGGTGCAACACCTGCTGATGCTTTGCGCAACAGCCTGGATCTGGCACAGCATGCTGAGCGTTGGGGATATCACCGTTACTGGGTAGCTGAACATCACAACATGCCGGGTATTGCTTCATCCGCAACTTCGGTCGTTATTGGATATCTGGCTGGTGGTACCAAAACGATTCGTCTGGGTTCAGGAGGCATCATGTTGCCTAACCATGCACCGCTTGTCATCGCTGAGCAGTTCGGCACACTGGAATCCTTGTATCCTGGCAGAATTGATCTGGGACTGGGTCGCGCACCAGGTAGTGACCGCCGTACATCGCTTGCGCTACGCAAAGATCTGAACAGTGGGGAAGATTTCCCTGAGCTTTTGGCAGAACTTAGAGCATACTTTGATGCTTCGGCGACATCTTATCATGCACCTGTTCGCGCAGTTCCTGGAGAAGGATTGAATATTCCAATTTACCTCTTGGGGTCCAGTGATTTCAGTGCACGTCTGGCAGGTCAGCTGGGATTGCCGTTTGCTTTTGCCAGCCACTTCTCGCCCGATTACACCCGGATTGCACTAGAGACGTATCGAAACAACTTCCAACCATCTGAAAGCTTGAAGGAGCCACATGTGATTGTTGGTGTCAACGCTGTTGTTGCGGATACAGACGAGGAAGCAGCATGGCTGGGTACAACGATGCAACAGCAGTTCCTGAACATTATTCGCGGCACAACGGGATTGGTACAGCCTCCGGCAGAGATGGAAGGCAAATGGACGGATCGTGAGAAAGCTGGTGTTGAGCAGACGTTGAAGGCAGCTGTTAATGGTTCACCAGAAACCGTACGTGGGCAGTTGGAATCCTTCATTCGGCAGACGCAGGCAGATGAGCTGATTATTACGTCGATGATCTATGATCATAAGGCACGTCTGCATTCCTATGAGTTAATCGCACAATTGGCGGGAAAAGCCTAA
- a CDS encoding AI-2E family transporter: MEQPEQPRVWPERFKRFFLNNKFVLFLLILLLVGLNVMVLTKVSFVLHPLAVLIKTIVLPIILSGILYYLLNPIVDVMERWKIKRGWSILILYLAIGGILTVVVLAVIPVVRNQIVGLIENFPTYSETVKQQFEELTGSKLFGQFQETVNLNSQDWWGTISQKATEILNSTWTKLGGFLGAFTETVLSIVTVPFILFYLLKDGKKLPAKILSFLPIKSRTGAMHVLEDINHQISSFIRGQIIVSFCIGILLYIGYMVIGLDYALILAIIASFTSVVPYLGPAIAITPALIVALVTSPVMLLKMVAVWTIVQLIEGKFISPQIMGKTLKIHPITIIFVILTSGNLFGVVGILLAVPGYAVLKVCVSHIFNWFKDRSGLYDPNKNNLL; this comes from the coding sequence ATGGAGCAACCTGAGCAACCCCGCGTTTGGCCGGAGCGGTTCAAGCGATTTTTTCTTAACAACAAGTTTGTGCTATTTCTGCTAATTTTGCTGTTGGTGGGACTGAACGTGATGGTTCTGACCAAAGTATCCTTTGTTCTTCATCCGCTCGCAGTACTCATCAAAACCATTGTGTTACCTATTATTCTGTCAGGCATACTCTATTATCTGCTGAATCCGATTGTGGATGTGATGGAAAGGTGGAAAATCAAGCGCGGCTGGTCCATTCTGATCCTGTATCTTGCGATTGGAGGCATTCTGACAGTCGTAGTATTGGCGGTCATTCCGGTTGTGCGTAACCAGATTGTGGGGCTGATTGAAAATTTCCCAACGTACAGTGAGACGGTAAAACAGCAGTTTGAGGAGCTTACGGGCAGTAAATTGTTCGGTCAGTTCCAGGAAACGGTGAATCTGAATTCGCAGGACTGGTGGGGAACAATCTCCCAAAAGGCTACTGAAATTCTGAACTCGACCTGGACCAAATTGGGCGGATTCCTCGGAGCTTTCACGGAGACCGTGCTGTCCATCGTAACGGTTCCGTTCATTCTGTTCTATCTGCTAAAAGACGGCAAGAAGCTGCCAGCGAAAATTCTGTCTTTCCTGCCGATCAAGAGCCGTACGGGCGCAATGCATGTGCTGGAAGATATCAATCACCAGATCAGTTCATTCATTCGTGGACAGATTATCGTCAGCTTCTGCATCGGTATTCTGCTCTACATCGGTTATATGGTCATTGGTCTGGATTATGCATTGATTCTTGCCATTATCGCATCGTTCACAAGTGTTGTTCCGTATCTGGGACCTGCAATTGCGATTACACCAGCATTGATCGTGGCACTCGTCACTTCTCCGGTGATGCTGCTGAAAATGGTTGCCGTATGGACGATCGTACAGTTAATTGAAGGTAAATTCATCTCACCACAGATCATGGGTAAAACGCTGAAAATCCATCCTATCACGATTATCTTTGTCATTCTGACTTCGGGTAATCTGTTTGGAGTCGTGGGCATTCTGCTCGCTGTTCCAGGATACGCGGTGCTCAAAGTATGTGTATCACATATCTTCAACTGGTTCAAGGACAGATCGGGCCTGTACGACCCGAACAAGAACAATCTTTTATAA
- a CDS encoding ArsR/SmtB family transcription factor — MEQPVKAPSECDAACSGTEADVQTIRTSLIDRETSSEMADWFKAFSDPTRLRIIDALLQKELCVHDLTVLLDMGQSAISHQLRSLRNMRIVKRRKEGKTVYYSLDDAHIEQIFLQTLQHIKHS, encoded by the coding sequence ATGGAACAACCGGTTAAAGCACCAAGCGAATGTGATGCAGCCTGCTCAGGTACTGAAGCCGACGTGCAGACGATTCGCACTTCACTCATAGATCGGGAGACCTCTTCCGAGATGGCAGATTGGTTCAAGGCATTCAGCGACCCCACACGTCTACGTATTATTGATGCGCTGTTACAGAAGGAATTATGTGTTCATGACCTGACGGTTCTGCTCGACATGGGACAGTCGGCCATTTCACACCAGCTGCGTTCACTCCGCAACATGCGGATCGTCAAGCGGCGCAAGGAAGGCAAGACCGTGTACTACTCTCTGGATGATGCTCATATTGAGCAGATTTTCCTGCAAACGCTCCAACATATTAAACACAGCTAG